The stretch of DNA GCGCAGGTCTTGCGGGTGGTTTCCAGGTCTTTGCCTTTCTTCTCCGGGTGCTTTTCCAGATAGGCCTTGGAGTAGCGCTTCATGAACGGAAAACCCAGCGCCCACCATGCCAGACCGATCACCGGAACCCAGATCAGCTCCTGCTTGAGGAAGAATTTCAGCGGCTGAATCCGTCGGTTGAGCACGTATTGCAGCACCAGAATGTCGACCCAGCTCTGGTGATTGCTGGTGATCAGGTACGAGTGTTGGTAGTCCAGGCCTTGCAGGCCGCTGATGTGCCAGCGCGTGCGGCGCACCAGGTTCATCCAGCCCTTGTTGTTGCTGATCCATGCCTCGTGAGTGTGGCGCATCAGCCACAGTGAGGCGCGTCGGGCGAGGTCGAACGGCAGCACTTTGATCAGCGCCACACAGAACAGGAACGAGCACAGCAGAATCGTATTGAGCGCCAACAACAGCGAGGCGATCACGCCGCGCACGGGTGCAGGGAGAAAGTCCAGCATTTACACATCCATAGGTCGGTTGGCGGCTTGAATCGCCGTCAGGGCGATGGTGTAGACGATGTCGTCGACCTGCGCGCCGCGCGGCAAATCGTTCACCGGTTTGCGCAGGCCTTGCAGCATCGGACCGAGGCTGACGCAGTCGGCGCTGCGTTGCACGGCTTTGTGGGTGGTGTTGCCGGTGTTCAGGTCGGGGAACACGAATACCGTGGCACGACCGGCTACCTGGCTGTTCGGCGCCAGTTGCCGGGCGACTTCTGAGTTGGCAGCGGCATCGTATTGCAGCGGGCCGTCGATCAGCAGCGAATGCTGTTGCTCGTGGGCGAGCAGGGTGGCTTCGCGGACTTTCTCGACTTCTTCGCCAGTGGCGGATTCGCCACTGGAATAGCTGATCATCGCCACGCGCGGGGTGATGCCGAAGGCCGCTGCCGAGTCGGCGCTTTGCAGGGCGATCTCGGCCAGTTCCGTGGCACTTGGGTGTGGGTTCATCACGCAGTCACCGTAGACCAGCACTTCTTCGGGGAACAGCATGAAGAACACCGACGACACCAGCGTGCAGCCCGGCGCGGTCTTGATCAGTTGCAAGGCCGGGCGGATGGTGTTGGCAGTGGTGTTGATCACACCGGAGACCAGCCCGTCGACCTCGTCGAGGGCGAGCATCATGGTGCCGATCACCACGGTGTCTTCCAGTTGCTGCTCGGCCATCGGCGCGTTGAGGCTTTTGCTCTTGCGCAGGGCCACCATCGGTTCGATATAGCGTTCGCGGATCAGGTCCGGATCGAGAATCTCCAGCCCCGGCGGCAATTCGATGCCCTGAGCGCGGGCCACGGCCTCGACGTCCTCGGGTTTGGCCAGCAACACGCAACGGGCGATCCCGCGTTCCTGGCAGATCGCTGCCGCTTGTACGGTAAGCGGCTCGCTGCCTTCGGGCAGGACGATACGCTTGTTCGCCGACTGCGCGCGTTGGATCAGTTGATAGCGGAAGACGGCGGGCGACAGGCGCATTTCTCGCGGTGTGCCGCAGCGCTGGTGCAGCCACTTGGCGTCGAGATGGCTGGCGACAAAATCGGTAATGATCTCCGCGCGCTCGCGGTCATCGATGGGTATTTCCTTGTTCAGGCCGTTAAGCAGGTTGGCGGTGTCGTAGGAGCCGGTGCTCACCGACAACACTGGCAAACCGGCCTGCAACGCGCCACGGCACAAGTCCATGATGCGCGGATCGGGCAGGGTGTCGCTGGTCAGCAACAGACCGGCGAGCGGTACGCCGTTGAGCGCCGCAAGGCTGACCGCGAGGATGATGTCGTCGCGGTCGCCCGGGGTCACCACCAGCACGCCGGGCTTGAGCAGCTCCACGGTGTTGCGCATGGTCCGCGCGCAGATAATGATTTTGGTCATGCGCCGGGTTTCATAGTCACCGGCGTTGAGCACCTGCGCGCCCATCAGGTCGGCGACGTCACGGGTGCGCGGTGCGTTGAGTTCCGGCTGGAACGGAATGCAGCCGAGCAGGCGGAAATCACCGCTGCGCAACAATGGTGAATGTTCTTTCAGGCGCGCGGCGAAGGCGTCCATGCTCTCGTCGGTCTTGACCTTGTTGAGGATCACGCCGAGGACTTTCGGATCTTTCGGGCCACCGAACAATTGCGCCTGCAATTCCACGCGGCCAGAAAGCTCGGCGAGCACTTCGTTTTCCGGCGCCGAGACCAGAATCACCTCGGCATCCAGGCTCTTGGCCAAGTGCAGATTGACCCGCGCGGCATAACTGGCGCTGCGGGTCGGCACCATGCCTTCGACCACCAGCACGTCTTTGCCGATGGCGGCTTCCTGATAAAGAGCGATGATTTCTTCGAGCAATTCATCGAGCTGGCCGTCGCCGAGCATCCGCTCGACATGCGCCAGGCCCAGCGGCTGTGGCGGTTTCAGGCCGTGAGTGCGTGCCACCAGTTCGGTGGAGCGTTCAGGGCCGGTGTCGCCCGGATGTGGCTGGGCAATCGGTTTGAAGAAGCCGACTTTCAGTCCGGCTCGCTCCAGGGTACGCACCAGCCCGAGGCTGATGGAGGTCAGACCCACGCCAAAATCGGTGGGTGCGATAAAAAAAGTTTGCATGCGGATTCTCTAAGGGTGCATGGCAATGGTGAGGGCCCTATGGCTGGCCATCTACCGAAATTCAGTCGCCAAGGTTATCGCTAACCGAGCCTTGTGCGCACCAACCGCAGGCAAAGGGTTGGCCTATTTTTTCAATACGTTGCGCCGGGTCAAGGACCCAGGCGCGCGATTGCCATGGCGGCTGGTGGCGCAGGTGCTGGGTGTGGCCACAGGAAAGCTCGGCCACCCAGTGTCCGTCCTCGTCCTGATGGAAGCCTTCGATCGTCGAATCCCGTTTGTCCGGGTTGTGTTCGCTTTCGCGCGATTGCTTCGCTAAACTTGGCCTTTCTATATTCTTATGCAAAAGGTCTCGCCCCATGCTGATCGCCGCCAATAAGGCTGTCTCCATCGACTATACCCTGACCAACGACGCTGGTGAGGTCATCGACAGCTCCGCCGGCGGCGCTCCGCTGGTCTACCTGCAAGGCGCAGGCAACATCATCCCGGGCCTGGAAAAAGCCCTGGAAGGCAAAGCTGTTGGTGATGAACTGGAAGTCTCCGTTGAACCGGAAGACGCTTACGGCGAATACGCTGCCGAACTGGTCAGCACCCTGAGCCGCAGCATGTTCGAAGGCGTTGACGAGCTGGAAGTCGGCATGCAGTTCCACGCTTCGGCGCCGGACGGCCAGATGCAGATCGTGACCATTCGTGATCTGGACGGCGACGACGTTACCGTCGACGGCAACCACCCACTGGCCGGTCAGCGCCTGAACTTCAAAGTGAAGGTCGTTGATATCCGTGATGCCAGCCAGGAAGAAATCGCTCATGGTCACGTCCATGGCGAAGGTGGCCATCACCACTGATTTTCTGCGCTAAGCTTCGAGTACTGGAGAGGCGCCTGCGGGCGCCTTTTTAGTCCGCGGCTGTCCTTGGTGGTCTCGCCAAGTGGCTGTTTCGAGTAGAACACGGGAATCCTGGAGTACGTCATGAGTGCTTTTCACGACCTTAAGTTGACAGCCCTGGATGGTCAGGAGCTACCGCTGGCGCCTTTCAAGGGCCAAGTCGTGCTGGTGGTCAACGTCGCCTCCAAATGCGGCTTGACCCCACAGTACGCGGCGCTGGAAAACCTCTATCAGCAGTTCAAAGGCAAAGGTTTCAGTGTGTTGGGCCTGCCGTGCAACCAGTTTGCCGGTCAGGAACCAGGCTCCGAACAGGAAATTCAAGCGTTCTGCAGCCTCAACTACGGTGTGACATTTCCGTTGTCGAGCAAGCTCGAAGTCAACGGTCACGAGCGCCATCAGCTCTATCGTCTGCTGGCGGGCGAGGGCGCGGAGTTTCCCGGTGACATCACCTGGAATTTCGAGAAGTTCCTGCTCGGCAAGGACGGCCGGGTGTTGGCGCGGTTCTCGCCGCGCACGGCACCGGATGATCCGACCATCGTTCATGCGATTGAAAAAGCGCTGAGCTGAAACACCAGAATCGCAGCCCTCGGGCTGCGATTTTTTTCGCCTGCCTTTTGAGCCTTAATCATTCTGATCAATAGTGCTATCGCCCGGGTGCAGTCCTGCATATTATCGCCGTCATATAGGTTCATGCCTGTCGATAACGTTTTCGTGGAGCTTCCCGATGTCCGTTCAAGCCTTGTTCAAACCGTTCCATCTCGGTGCCCTCGAACTGCCGACCCGTGTGGTCATGGCGCCGATGACCCGCTCGTTTTCCCCGGGTGGCGTACCGAACTCAAAAGTCATCGAGTACTACCGTCGTCGCGCAGCCGCCGGCGTCGGCCTGATCATCACCGAAGGCACCACCGTCGGCCACGTCGCCTCCAACGGCTATCCGAACGTGCCGCAGTTCTTTGGCGAAGCGCCGTTAGCCGGCTGGAAAAAAGTCGTCGACGCGGTGCATGCCGAAGGCGGCAAGATTGTTCCACAACTGTGGCATGTCGGCAGCGTGCGCCGCATCGGCACCGAGCCGGACGCCAGCGTGCCGGGTTACGGTCCGTCGGAAAAGCTCAAGGACGGTCAGGTCGTGGTGCACGGCATGACCAGGCAGGACATCCAGGACGTCATCGCTGCATTCGCCCAGGCGGCCAAGGATGCGCAAAGCATCGGCATGGATGGCGTGGAAATCCATGGCGCCCACGGTTATCTGATCGACCAGTTCTTCTGGGAAGGCAGCAACCAGCGCACCGACGAGTACGGCGGCAGCCTGGCCAACCGTTCGCGTTTTGCCATCGAATTGATTCAAGCGGTGCGCGCGGCGGTCGGTGAAGGCTTCCCGATCATCTTCCGTTTCTCGCAGTGGAAGCAGCAGGATTACACCGCGCGTCTGGTGCAAACCCCGGAGGCGTTGGGTGAATTCCTCAAGCCACTGGCCGAGGCCGGTGTGGATATTTTCCACTGTTCGACGCGGCGCTTCTGGGAGCCTGAGTTCGACGGTTCCGAGCTGAACCTGGCCGGCTGGACGCGCAAGCTGACCGGCAAGCCGACCATCACCGTCGGCAGCGTCGGCCTGGACGGCGAGTTTCTGCAATTCATGGTCAACACCGACAAGGTCGCACAACCGGCCAGTCTGGAGAAACTGCTGGAGCGACTGAACAACGACGAGTTCGATCTGGTGGCAGTAGGCCGTGCGCTGCTGGTGGACCCGGACTGGGCGCTGAAAGTGCGTGACGGGCGTGAGCAGGACATCCTGCCGTTCAGCCGTGAGGCGTTGATGACGCTGGTTTAAGCGTTGCACTGACTGACGCTATCGCGAGCAGGTTCACTCCTGCAGGGGAATGCATTCCAGTTGTAGGAGTGAGCCTGCTCGCGATAGCTGTTTCAAAGTCAGCAAGATTCAGGGCAATGTCTGCGCATTCGGCACAACCTGCTCCCCGACACATGCCCCGCGCAAATGCTTTTCAAACTGCTCGATGATCGCCGCCCAGCCCTGGCGACTGGCATGCTGGCGCGCATTCAAGCGCACGCAACGCAACGTTTCATCCTCTTCCAGCAGCCACGCCGCCGCATCGCAGAACGCCTCTTCATCACCGGGCATCGCCAACACGCCGTTGTAGCCATGGCGAATGTGCTGCGCTGCTGCGGCCTGATCGTAAGCCACTACACCCAGACCTGAAGCCAATGCCTCAAGCACCACATTGCCGAAGGTTTCGGTCATGCTCGGAAACAGAAAAATATCCCCCGAGGCATAGTGCGCCGCCAACGCTTCGCCGCGCTGTGAACCGCAGAAAATCGCTTGCGGCAGGTCCTTTTCCAGCGCAAGCCGTTGCGGTCCGTCGCCGACCACAATCAGCTTCAGGTTGCGCTGTGGATAAGTGCTGCGGAGTTTTTCGAAGCAGCGCTTGAGCAGGCCCAGGTTCTTCTCCGGGGCCAGACGTCCTACGTGAATCACCGCAATGTCCTGCTCGCTCAGGCCCCATTGCTCACGCAATCCGTTCAGCCGCTTGGCCGGGTGAAATAACTGGCTGTCCACGCCTCGGGAGAGCAAGGCGAGGCGGTCGAAATGCCGGCGCTCCAGTTCCAGACGTTGACTGACACTCGGTACCAGGGTCATCGCCGAGCGGTTGTGGAACCAGCGCAGATAGTGCGTGAGCAAGCGCGTCAGCAGGCCCAGCCCGTACTGGTTGGTGTACTGCTGGAAGTTGGTGTGAAAGCCGCTGACCACCGAGATCCCCAGGCGCCGTGCCGCACGCAAGGCCGACAAGCCGAGTGGGCCTTCGGTGGCGATGTACAGCACGTCCGGACGATGACGCTTCCAGCGTCGCAACAGCTTGTGCATCGACGACTGGCCCCATTGCAGCCCCGGATACCCGGGGAGCGGCCAGCCCCGGCACAGCAACAGCGCATCATCCTCGGTGCGCTGCGGATCGCCGGCCTGACGCGGCCGTACCAGTTCCACCTGATGCCCGCGCGCGCGCAATCCATCGCATAAGCGGCCAAGGGTATTGGCCACCCCGTTGATTTCCGGTGGGAAGGTTTCGCTGATCAGGGTGATATGTAGAGCTGTCGTCATGACCTCAGTGTCGGCTGAGGCCATGTCGTGCCTGTGACGTTCGGATGATGGATTTGTGACCGGGCTGTCCGTGACCGGTTCAGCGCTGGGTGACAAGGTTCTCCGCACCGCGTTCACGCACCCAGAACAGCGTCGCCCCCGCTACAGCGGCTGGCATCATCAGGATGTTGACCACCGGGATCAGCAGCACCAGATAGACGATGCCGCCAAAGCTCATGCTCTGCCAGCGTTTCTGGCGCAGCCAGGCGAGCATCTCGTTCCAGCCCAGTTTGTGGTTATCCGCGGGGTAGTCGATGTACTGGATCGCCATCATCCACACGCCGAACAGCAGCCACAGCGGCGCGGCGACGATGTTCACCACCGGGATGAACGAGAGGATGAACAGGCCGGTGGCCCGGGGCAGGAAGTAGCCGAGCTTGCGCATCTCCCGGGCGAGGGTGCGCGGGATCATCGCGATCAGCTCGCCCCAGCTGAACGCCGGGAAATCGTCGGTGCCGCGCACCACCACTTCGACCTTTTCCGCGAGAAAGCCGTTGAACGGCGCGGCGATCACGTTGGCCAGCATGGTGAAGGTGAAAAACACCATCAGCGCCACCAGCACCACGAACAGGGGCCAGAGGATGTAGCTGAGGAAGCTCAGCCAGTCGGGCAGCGACGGCATCAGGCTGTCGACCCACAGGCTGAACTGATGGCCGGCCAGATAGATCAATCCGACGAACAGCACCAGGTTGATCGCCAGAGGCAGCAACACGAACAGGCGCAGGCCGGGGCTGAGGACCAGTTTGAGGCCTTCGCGCAGGTATTGCGGGCCGGACAGGACAGGGGCGGGCATAAGGTGCTCCGAGCAAGGGAAAACGCGCCGACCTTACCGACTTTGCACCACGTGCGAAAGCGCGGCAGAGCGATCGACATTCACTGTAACAAAGACGTCCATCTCGTCAGTGTCTGCGCATAGAGACCACCTATGAGCTGGATTGTTAAACCGTATTTCCTTAATCTTGCCCCCCTCGATACGCTGCACCCAACTTTTTACAGGACTGTCGAGCTCATGCCTTCCCCAAGGTTATCCACAGTCCTTTTTTATTCCCGCCGGCAGTCCGGCGTTCCGCGCCAGTCTTTCGGCCCGGTCAACAGGAGCAGGTCATGTCTGAAGTCCGTCATTCGCGAGTGATTATTCTCGGTTCCGGCCCTGCCGGTTACAGCGCTGCGGTCTACGCCGCCCGTGCCAACCTCAAGCCACTGCTGATCACCGGCATGCAGGCTGGCGGTCAACTGACCACCACCACCGAAGTCGACAACTGGCCAGGCGACGTGCACGGCCTGACCGGCCCGGCACTGATGGAGCGGATGCGCGAGCACGCCGAGCGTTTTGAAACCGAGATCGTTTTCGATCACATCAACGCTGTGGATTTCGCTGCCAAGCCATACACCCTGACCGGCGACAGCGCGACCTACACCTGCGACGCGCTGATCATCGCCACCGGTGCCAGCGCTCGCTACCTGGGGCTGCCGTCGGAAGAAGCGTTCATGGGCAAAGGCGTTTCCGCTTGCGCGACCTGCGACGGTTTCTTCTATCGCAACAAGCCAGTGGCTGTGGTGGGCGGCGGCAACACCGCTGTTGAGGAAGCGCTGTACCTGGCCAACATCGCCAGCACCGTGACCCTGATCCACCGCCGCGAAACCTTCCGCGCCGAGAAGATCCTGATCGATAAGCTCAACGCCCGTGTGGCCGAAGGCAAGATCATCCTCAAGTTGAACGCCAACCTTGACGAAGTTTTGGGCGACAACATGGGTGTGACCGGTGCACGCCTGAAGAACAACGACGGCAGCTTCGACGAAATCAAGGTCGACGGCGTGTTCATCGCCATCGGCCACACTCCGAACACCTCGCTGTTCGAAGGCCAGTTGACCCTGAAAGACGGTTACCTGGTGGTGCAGGGCGGCCGTGACGGCAACGCCACAGCCACCAGCGTCGAAGGCATCTTCGCCGCCGGTGACGTGGCTGACCACGTTTACCGCCAGGCGATCACCTCGGCCGGCGCCGGCTGCATGGCGGCACTGGACACCGAGCGTTACCTGGACGGTCTGCAGAACGCTTCGTTCTAAGATCGCAGGCATAAAAAAACCGGCCAGTGGCCGGTTTTTTTGTGCCCGTTATTCACAGCCACCACACATCCAATGTGGGAGCGAGCCTGCTCGCGAAAGCGGTGTTTCAGTCGACATCAATGTTGAATGTCAGTCCGTATTCGCGAGCAGGCTCGCTCCCACAGGGATTGGGTTTGCAACTGGCGTTAGCGGCGGGTCAGGGGCTGGGCGGTGAATTTCACGCCGGTCAGACCGTGTTTGATCAACGCACGGATATTGCCGTGATCGCTGCCCTCAGGCGTCGCCACCACCGAACGGTAATGCTCGCCGAATGCCAGAAGCGCTTCTTCATTGCTCAGGCCTTCCAGCAGCGCCAGACCCAAAGTCTTGCACGAGCCTTCGTTCTGCCCAGCGGCGTTTTCCACGCTGCCGTTGTTGAAGGCCTGAGGCTGGTAGTCGTAACCGGCAGCGATGAAGGCCAGTGTGTCGGCGAAAAGGTGTTCACCACTCTTGAGGCTGGCGCGCAGGGTGTTCAAATCACTCATTGGCTTTTCCTTTGGCGAACGCCGCCTGTTGTTCGGTGCTGGCTTCTTGCTGGTATTGGGCTTTCCACTCGGCGTACGGCATGCCGTAAACCACTTCACGGGCGTCGTCGAGGCTGACCTCGATCTGACGGTCATCAGCGGCGGCCTTGTACCACTTTGACAGGCAGTTGCGGCAGAACCCGGCAAGGTTCATCAGGTCGATGTTCTGCACGTCCTTGCGGCTGTCCAGATGGGCGACCAGCCGGCGGAAGGCGGCGGCTTCGAGTTCGAGGCGTTGTTGCTCAGTCATAAAAGTCTCTGCGAGACAGCTTCGAGCGGCGAGCTGCGAGCTGCAAGATTTCGAGGGTGGGGTGCCTGTAGCTTACCGCTTGCAGCTCCAGGCTTGAAGCTCAGCGGCTTGCCGCCAGGGTGATCGACACCGACTCGGCAAACCGCAGTGCATGCGGCTTGTCGACTTCGACTTCGGCGTACAGCACGGCGGTATTGCTCATCACCAGATCCAGCAATTCCTGGGTCAGACGTTCGAGCAGCGCAAAGCGATTGCCCTCGACGTGGGCGATGATCGCCTTGGTGATGGTGCGATAGTTCAGCGCGTGATCGATGTCGTTGTCGCGCACCGCTTCCTGCGCGGCGTACAGGATGGTCAGGTTGATCAGCACGTCCTGCTTGTTGAGGATTTCGTCCTCGTTGATCCCGATAAAGGTGCGCAAGCGCAGATCCTTGACCCGGATGCGCGCCATTCCCGGTTGAAGTTGTGACATTTACTTGCTCCGTCCAATCAATTGCAGGAACTCCTGGCGGGTGTTGCTCGAGTCGCGGAAAGCGCCGAGCATGACCGAGGTGTTCATGGTCGAATTCTGTTTCTCGACACCGCGCATCATCATGCACATGTGCCGGGCCTCGATGACCACCGCGACGCCGGCGGCATCGGTGACTTGCTGCACCGCATCGGCGATCTGCCGGGTGAGGTTTTCCTGAATCTGCAGGCGCCGGGCGAACATGTCGACCAGCCGGGCGATCTTCGACAACCCCAGCACCTTGCCCGTTGGAATATAAGCCACATGGGCCTTGCCGATGAAGGGCAGCAGGTGATGTTCGCACAACGAGTACAACTCGATGTCGGCGACGATGATCATCTCGTCGCTGTCGGAGGCGAACAGCGCGCCGTTGACGATCTCATCCACACTCTGTTCGTAGCCATGACACAGGTATTGCATGGCTTTGGCCGCGCGCACCGGCGTATCGAGCAGACCTTCGCGGTCGGGGTCTTCACCGAGGCCGATGAGGATCTCGCGGTAATTCTCGGGCAGGGAACGGCTCATGGAAGATCCTCGCGCAGCAGCTTATTTGACGTGCCGTCCGCCGTTGACGGTCAGGGTCGTGCCGGTGACATAGGGGTTGTCGAGCAGATAGCGCAGGCTCTGGTAGATCACTTCGCTGCCGGGCTCGATGCCCAGCGCGGATTTGGCCAGGGCCCTGGCACGGTACGCCGCGTCGTCGTCGGGATTGAACAATAGCAGGGCCGGCGCAATGCCGTTGACCTTGATCGCCGGTGCATAACGCGCGGCGAACGACAGGGTCAGGCTGTCGAGCCCGGCCTTGCTGGCGCAATACCCGATGTGCTTGCTGCTGCCCTTGCGGGTGACGTCGTCGCTGATGTGGACGATGTCCGCAAGCGTCGAGCGTTTGAGCAGGTCGGCGCAGTGCAGATTGATCAGGTACGGCGCGAGCATGTGCACGTTGACCATGCGCACAAAGGCGTCGGCTTCGTTGTCCGGAGTTTCCGCCAGCCATTCGGAGGCGTTGTGGACAATGGCGCGCAGGCTGTCGGTATGGGTTTTCAGTTCATCGATGAAGGCAAGAATGGCGGCTTCGCTGGAAAAGTCCGCGAGCACGCCGACAGCGCCCAGATCACGCAGGGCTTGCACGCCCGTACGTTCGCTGCGGTAAGTGAAGATCACGTGATGGCCGTCTTCGAGCAGACGCCGCGCACAGTGCAGACCGACACGCTGGCCGGCACCGGTAATGAGGATCGGGGCGGAGGAAGTGGTCATGAACGGCTCGCGTCGCGGTTGGAGCAAAAACTATAACAGCGACATGAGCCATGCACCTATCGTCGGCGTTACCAATACCTGTGGGAGTGAGCCTGCTCGCGAAAGCGGTGTCTCAGTCGACATCAATGTTGAATGTCAGTCCGTATTCGCGAGCAGGCTCGCTCCCACACAGAGATCACCGATTCTGTGCAGAAGGCGTCGCAGGTAATGGTCGTGCCGGCGTGCTGTTCAGCCAATTGGCCAGCAACCGCGTCGACAGTGGAATAAAGAAGTAGACCATCAGCGGCGTCAGACACGCCGTGCTGACCAATATCCTTGGCAACAGGCTCATCTCGGCGAGCAAGGGCCCGAGGACAAAGTTGAACAGCAGCGACACCGGGAAGAACGCCAGCCAGATCGCCACGGCTTGTTTCCAGCGCGGTGGTCGCTGGCCTGCCGCGCCGAACCAGCCTTCGATGCCACTGACCCGATGCTCTTTGGGATGTGCGAACAGATCGCTGCCCCGCGACAGCCAGGCGGTACGTGAGGCCGAGTGCTCCCAAGCGTGCAGGGTCTGCTCGTTGACGAAGCGGAAAATGATCTGGAATTCGTTGTCACCGGGCGGCGGAGCGAGCACGCCGGAACCCAGGTAACCGGGAAAGTCAGTGGCCAGTTGTTCGCCTTCGCGCAGCCAGGCAATCAGGTCCTGATAGCGGCCGTCGGCGACGCGACGCGCAACCATCAGCGTGACGGGGGAAGTAGACATTGTGTATCTCCGTATTTCCGAGTGCGTCGCTCCGGGTAGGAGTTTCGCAATGCGCAGGCGGGGGGTAGGTGCCTGCGCTTTTCAACAAGCAAGGATTATTCCCGATTTTGATGACAGTATCAGAGACTTTCGTCTCAGTTCATGGGTTGATCCGATAAAGGGCATAGGATGTAGAATGGGATCCAAACTCACCGAGTGGACTCACCTGCACAATGGCTGTTATCACGGACGTTAACCCTTCCTCGCAGGCAACTGTCGCGCTCGAGCGTGAAGAGCTGTTCCCCATTCGTGAAGTGTCACGGCTGACCGGAGTGAATCCGGTCACGCTGCGAGCATGGGAGCGCCGCTACGGTTTGATTGAGCCGGTACGCACCGAAAGCGGGCATCGACTGTATTCCATGACCGATATTGAGCGTGTGCGCAGCGTTGTCGAGTGGATTGACCGTGGGGTGGCGGTCAGCAAAGTCAGTAAGATTCTGGCCAAGACCGAGCCACTGAAAGCGCTATCGCACATCATTTCCGATGACCAGGTGACGGCGGACTATCAACAGTGGCAGGACCAGCTGCAGCGAGTGGTCAGTGCTTTCGATGATCTGGAACTGGATCGGGTCTACTCGCAGATCTTTGCTTCGTACCCGTTGCCGGTGGTGTTCCAGGACATCCTGATGCCGCTGTGGCGACGCCTGCTCCAGCATCGTGAAGCGTTCGGGCAAACCAGTGAATGGCTGTTTCTCGATGGCTTCCTGCGTACCCGGGTGCTGGGGCGGATCATGGTGTTACGCAAGTCGCAGCCGCGCAGGATCATTGTCAGTGCGCTGTCCGGGGAGTGCCGTGAACTCGAGTTGTTGGTGGCTGCGCTGTTTCTCAGTGGCGGAGAAACCGGTGTGCGTGTGCTGACGACGGGGCAGCCATTCGACGAATTGACCCTGGTCTGCGAAAAGATCAAACCCCAGGCGCTGGTGCTGTTTTCCAA from Pseudomonas sp. P8_229 encodes:
- a CDS encoding antibiotic biosynthesis monooxygenase yields the protein MSTSPVTLMVARRVADGRYQDLIAWLREGEQLATDFPGYLGSGVLAPPPGDNEFQIIFRFVNEQTLHAWEHSASRTAWLSRGSDLFAHPKEHRVSGIEGWFGAAGQRPPRWKQAVAIWLAFFPVSLLFNFVLGPLLAEMSLLPRILVSTACLTPLMVYFFIPLSTRLLANWLNSTPARPLPATPSAQNR
- the trxB gene encoding thioredoxin-disulfide reductase, whose amino-acid sequence is MSEVRHSRVIILGSGPAGYSAAVYAARANLKPLLITGMQAGGQLTTTTEVDNWPGDVHGLTGPALMERMREHAERFETEIVFDHINAVDFAAKPYTLTGDSATYTCDALIIATGASARYLGLPSEEAFMGKGVSACATCDGFFYRNKPVAVVGGGNTAVEEALYLANIASTVTLIHRRETFRAEKILIDKLNARVAEGKIILKLNANLDEVLGDNMGVTGARLKNNDGSFDEIKVDGVFIAIGHTPNTSLFEGQLTLKDGYLVVQGGRDGNATATSVEGIFAAGDVADHVYRQAITSAGAGCMAALDTERYLDGLQNASF
- the folE gene encoding GTP cyclohydrolase I FolE, which translates into the protein MSRSLPENYREILIGLGEDPDREGLLDTPVRAAKAMQYLCHGYEQSVDEIVNGALFASDSDEMIIVADIELYSLCEHHLLPFIGKAHVAYIPTGKVLGLSKIARLVDMFARRLQIQENLTRQIADAVQQVTDAAGVAVVIEARHMCMMMRGVEKQNSTMNTSVMLGAFRDSSNTRQEFLQLIGRSK
- the folM gene encoding dihydromonapterin reductase; its protein translation is MTTSSAPILITGAGQRVGLHCARRLLEDGHHVIFTYRSERTGVQALRDLGAVGVLADFSSEAAILAFIDELKTHTDSLRAIVHNASEWLAETPDNEADAFVRMVNVHMLAPYLINLHCADLLKRSTLADIVHISDDVTRKGSSKHIGYCASKAGLDSLTLSFAARYAPAIKVNGIAPALLLFNPDDDAAYRARALAKSALGIEPGSEVIYQSLRYLLDNPYVTGTTLTVNGGRHVK
- the folX gene encoding dihydroneopterin triphosphate 2'-epimerase; the encoded protein is MSQLQPGMARIRVKDLRLRTFIGINEDEILNKQDVLINLTILYAAQEAVRDNDIDHALNYRTITKAIIAHVEGNRFALLERLTQELLDLVMSNTAVLYAEVEVDKPHALRFAESVSITLAASR
- a CDS encoding DUF1244 domain-containing protein, with the translated sequence MTEQQRLELEAAAFRRLVAHLDSRKDVQNIDLMNLAGFCRNCLSKWYKAAADDRQIEVSLDDAREVVYGMPYAEWKAQYQQEASTEQQAAFAKGKANE
- a CDS encoding HopJ type III effector protein, whose amino-acid sequence is MSDLNTLRASLKSGEHLFADTLAFIAAGYDYQPQAFNNGSVENAAGQNEGSCKTLGLALLEGLSNEEALLAFGEHYRSVVATPEGSDHGNIRALIKHGLTGVKFTAQPLTRR
- a CDS encoding MerR family transcriptional regulator, giving the protein MAVITDVNPSSQATVALEREELFPIREVSRLTGVNPVTLRAWERRYGLIEPVRTESGHRLYSMTDIERVRSVVEWIDRGVAVSKVSKILAKTEPLKALSHIISDDQVTADYQQWQDQLQRVVSAFDDLELDRVYSQIFASYPLPVVFQDILMPLWRRLLQHREAFGQTSEWLFLDGFLRTRVLGRIMVLRKSQPRRIIVSALSGECRELELLVAALFLSGGETGVRVLTTGQPFDELTLVCEKIKPQALVLFSNHAPTAELPRRLNRLALSLDCQLLLAGDAADLAQDALAGSSIGCLGNEGATMLQRMTQFLAGKLDT